In Paralichthys olivaceus isolate ysfri-2021 chromosome 12, ASM2471397v2, whole genome shotgun sequence, the genomic window TGCCGCAGGTGAGGCGCtcaagcctcatcctctccgtctgcctcaggagctCCTCCATCTGCCTCTGCGTCcgcctcaggatctcctccgttTCCTTCCCCAGCGATTGTACCCGGTccatgtctctggctgtgtgaggtccctgttcaggcgccaGTGTGGCGTTTgaccacgccacggggttcccctcacgacagccagagacagaccagttCAACCATTGAGGGTTTAGCATCTTTTATTTAAGGTCAAACTgaacatacaaaacatggaACTTAACAGGTCCAGCACTATTTGCTGGACCTCTCAGCTTCACCCAGTGTTCTCCGTGTTCTTTTTGTGCCTTCTCGAGTCTCAGTGTTCTCAGAGCCTTcctcgaggcagctctgctgcctccttttaaagtctgaggatcaatcagctaacagctctcacctgtgctgattgatcctcagtggtgcaggtgaaggtgctctctccgccccttcacctccacacatgcgttatcagatatcctccatcatcgaattgagccaaatcccttgactggtatttttggcattgctccagatttgaacttacataaagctatgctcaactttcttgcttttgcctctttactagcccgacgagctatttcacttaagtggaaggacccagctcctccttgctgttcacattggctcagagacatgatatcctgcatgaatctagagaagattagatacactattcggggatcagaaaacaaattctacagaatatggcgccccttcttggtattttatgaaaaaccttcaacaataatttttgagtagccccctcccccccccttttatttttttaattttttaattttttaaatttttattatctattttatttatgtatctattttttatgtatttcacctgtttttggtggtgtctgtgctgtgcttttttcagttattaaatcttattaatcttttatctttccaagcgtggttgtaatttttttattttttattattattattattattctgtctatttacatttttttgtcagtagatgtttaagtatgtccatgtccggatgttttgacaagggattgttttgtgttatggatgttgtacgaaaaatcaaaaaaacttttttcctgtgcattgattgtcttatatgtattttatcattaataaaaagaccattgaaagaaaagtagtttgtaaagaattgttttgctgtattgagagacctgcctgagattaacagataatttactcaagctgaaaagtgcaccaccagtgatgatgattctcagactgagtgaggttgtgacgatatgtaattacttgccaaaaagtccttttttatgaagttacaactaattaaacacattcctgcacatgcctaaacatgtttaaacacattagcagcagtgttcaaacattgtaagtgaaagaagtttgacttctgacccagctccgaaagctgcctgaaatggaccacactaaatgtctgattactagcagccagtttgtgctagggtggaaagctgatattgttgggaagaggagagtctaatctttaatttggtgtataaaggcaaaattaagcaaaatgtttctacttgtcagcgccagtgtaccaggcgatgtatgagttcttaccccttttgcaaaataacttccgcaaaatcccacccccccaactgaactccactccccgcccgctctccgcttccccaacgggcgctgaccttcggggacgtgtgcatttatcagacccgtggtgccccggctgctttggtgacactagatgacctcgaactgatcgctggccctcgtggtggcgacgtctcattcgaatgtctgccctatcaactttcaatggtactttttgtgcctacaatgaccacaggtaacggggattcagggttcgattccagagagggagcctgagataaattattattaaattattgatgaccatatacgacaaagaatgacataatgtgccacactcacggctgatgaagggctggatgctgagggtcaatgaattgtgtgagatgtgtcaaatctgttggttattatttttgttcattatcatatgtaaacaaatgtaggcaagatttttaaaatatattttgcattgaagatataattgtctgcattcagattgagctctatatcatcaaatcagtaatgattggatgactaatgtgcataacaaagacataaatattacataaaccaatccttttagcccattattaagtggaacatagtaaattaaattaaatggaaacagtcaaacacatctgcagaagcattgacaattgtattgatttaatatacacacatacaaatattaataatatgcattttcattaatatcttatgccactgacagtattcgaccaacactcacaaagcactgctcaatagccatgaatctatgaatgaaattaaaatatgaaacctttatctgcagtgtaaaatcacattgaacacatgaacaacacacaatacaatacttaatcacagaatgtcagtgcctgtgttgtgcatcaatagctctcacacactaaaatcacatagataaacatgtaaataaacatcctctcaattatttcgcatcagttttagaaaccagccagcatcaaggtccacactttcctgacacacacatacacacacattttttacaaacacgaatccaaacatgctgcagaaatgcacaattccccatgctctcagtgacacacaatgcaacaattagtttgcaaaaatgtacccacttcccggtgatggtaaagtagttgactacagctgctctacagtgttttccatcttcattattttattttcatcctactacatttattttataatgcttgtgctgttaagatttcacactatgtacctactgacacatagacttatattttgttgatgcttatgtacatatctacatacttaatttaacacttcatagcatatttcattaattccctcaagcatatcacacattatctaatggatcggaaatccttgattgattttcttcatttggtcaagagactaacctccgtctcagacagggatcacttagctatcagtgggacatgtgtatagtagccgcctagctcaggatttgtgtatgctccgcagtgatgtgcatcatatagaagtcaacctgataaacccccaggggccgccatgttgtgcagttataaaaattgccatggaaacggttgcttcttaaaaatcttctttgatgattgatgtgggggcaaccatcaaagggattgctggcctgcaaatccttatcaaatccaatcaaagaaccaaaaactctagacattaaaggatatttctttggtcctctgacctacatcaaaatcaaggctaaccataacaataacaatgtatagatctacaacatgactagatatattaatgaattgctgagttcttgtaataaatgcagacaatggtgatggtggtcgttgtggtcctgtagtcccggtgccagagttatctgaaacgagatagagagaagagccagagggactatgggaggacaaagtgacactttgacatgatgacatgttaaaactaataaataaataaataaagaggtgtgggggggcagagagacagagagacagagggaagtgaagaagtgctcagtgcatgatgggcgttcccccagcagtctaaacctatagcagcacaactaagggatggttcaggactcacctgatccagccctaactataggctttgtcaaagaggaaggtttttagttttactttaaatgctgagacagtgtctacctcccgaacccagagtgggagctggttccacaggagaggagcctgatagctaaatgttctacctcctgctctactcttacagactcttggaaccactagagagcctgtgttttgggaacgaagtgatctacttggataataaggtgttatcagctctttgatatatgagggggtgtgattgttgagggctttaaaagtgaggagcaggatcttaaattctattctaaattttaccgggagccaatgtaaggaagctaagacaggagtgatatgatctctccttctagttcctgtcagcactcgtgctgcagcattttggaccaactggagacttttaacagtcttcatggagcatcctactaatagagagttgcagtaatctaatctagaggttacaaacgcgtggactagtttttcagcatcctgcttagacaggatgtttctaattttgttaatattgcgcagatggaagaaagccgtcctagacactagtttaatatgggcgtcaaatgacatgtcttggtcgaacaacactccaaggttcctcacagtggagctggaagccagactgacaccatccaaagtgactatctggtcagacagtgtttcaagttattagcttgtgaaaataacagaccgtcaactgagaagaccacagtcctcattagtgaagacaacaatgctgcctacggagacaaccgctgatttgttcagtaaaaattcattaagaagacactgctctcataactacaaatcccctttaccaaaatggacatcctggtaagaattttttttttttagaaatgtatgttcaggttgtgttgagtggacttttaataatgaattccatgtttctatttttcagacatgtggaacaatgcagtctgagattaaggctctgaaagagaagctcaaactgaatgatgagcttctgataagggagcaggagaaaatgacagctcgctctaaagcccacattggtgtcctggctgaactagctgtacagagcaacaaggtgaaggctctggaagagaagctcaaacagaacgatgagcttctgatgagggagaaggagaaaatgacagctcactctaaagcccacaatggcaaactggctgaactggctgtacagagcaacaaggtgaaggctctggaagagaagctcaaacagaacgatgagcttctgatgagggagaaggagaaaatgacagctcactctaaagcccacaatggcaaactggcagtacaaagcaacaaggtgaaggctctggaagaggacaatgttggcccttttgaaaagggatttgagcaggcttgagcttgtggtgacagagatggaggaaaggcaagctcagagccaaaagattgactccatggacaaggagactcaaaccagcgatctgcttcaggctgagaataatgctcttcaagaagagctgatgaagctcagagcttcttatcatgaggtctgtctgaatcagactaccaaccaggaaaagttcaacactgagctccaggagaagaaggttctccaagaagagctgatgaagctcaaagcttcttacaatgtggtctgccactgtcatgaagctgatgtttccagtagggagctcaatggagagagtaaggatgatgtcactgaggagaagtctctctccagtgttctccctgagaaaccaaagaagacttcactctggaagagaatctgccacgctctggggttgagaaaaccacagtgttggaagtagtcagcagcgcccatccaacagcacctgagctgaccttacccagtgttgtaatgtaacgaagtacaaatacttcttcacatttctacttaagtagaaatttcacatatctgtgctttactttgttattttttatttctgacaactttcacttttactccactatatttcctaagtaaaatgtgtacttttactccaatacatttctcctaaccatcttcgttactcattactacaaattaaaatcagaagaaatttgagttggtgacgtaatgccgtaaactttttgtggtatatacgtgtgcctgcaatatatattatgccaatgggtggcagtgtcactcggtgtaccccatgaagaagagagtgactgtgactggtacctgaataagaaagagtgaagtttgttccgctgaattagcttgcctgttaacgtcttttttcatttacactacacaacacattcattgtcatgtcaaccaccaagcacgaagaagaagaagtcccgcttgtctgggtgttgtggtgaaaaactaagttccactcgtgatccaaaagtcaaaaaattcagtcaaataaaaaagcagtagaagtcaacttaaaagcagcagagttttattgtcaacaacaaaacctgagagcattcagtagcgagccggagctgcaccagaagaactctgactaacagtggtgttgctccgctttatctatccttaagagccacacctgttacgaccttccccctggaaagcctcaaaacacctgggttgctttggccttggagctgggactttccctctggagagcccctaccgtaccatgatgagtctctttttcttttacacagtttttcttactcttgacaccattatatctgtccaaaccatttactattttttaaaagatatttgtctctgattttaaaccattatatttcattcttgtcagactgcctttaaaaaaaaaaaaaagattatcatttcttcacacaagttatacatacactacatactgattgttacacatagagtatattgtttgatttgtttgatgattcgtaatatctgtcttaaacttattgtaatcattagcaatttatgttataaatgtgatgaagataacgttacaccggccgtattttcaagaaatattttcgtacgttggagtgaaagattcttcctaccagattaagtgcctgttatgcctacagagagagactgaaatattggcattcaaaaactccccgtccaacctgaagaagcacatcgagataggttaaatacattttcattcaatgaagccataatgtcatgttgggacctggtatctgtgaaccatagttgggcctacatgtgtagtcaaaagcctgaccgcatgtctcctttgctctggagacaaaggagagcttccagaactcagtctcccagggtgccaCAAACCAataagaccacttcactcgacttcaaacagcacatccaaaaaggacctttccctctttttcatagacaggtaacacaactgggctctattattacgctaggctaagcaaaggactgttaagtcctatttctatttcatgtgatgtttataagtttgaattgtgttgttgtgatatttggtaatatgttattcgaaagttaatgttagttctgttatactgatcagtttctttgcatgcatctaactactttctttaacctggcaccaacacctcacacactcatttccacaaacttaacacatacatgtgatctcagccacatggtctcacaactccatcttcattaatgttgcataagtgtgaattttgccaacctctacactgccaagaactccatatccttccactttgctagctattgatgtggtaattttggttatagttatttatttaattattaatcagagttccaaatttgtagtcagtaagacttattccttaaattggctatcttttcccttcctttgaagggtggtgccccgatttatcctttatcagtttaatattaatatttttaatattaatatttaatatctctctgatagccacatttattgaatgcccaaaagcaaaccatttaatggtgccccgcatgaaggaaagtacataatcgtaccccgcgcaagggaaagtacataatcacaacatttttggtgctctgtgtgaggcaaagtcatgaataataacattattttgactcctcgtggagcacagcacaacagtcaaagttatttaagtgatcgctgctgatgacgggctctccatctcctctttagtcgcatccatttttttcgcctaaatatggatttatcctcaaggcagagcatattctccagtccctgcaaaggctttgttctcacatgtgaactggtccacgcacccctccagccagccacgtcaaatgaagattcagagagactgcatggagaggacactgtgatgggagaatctccaagagtggtcacaccactggggctgtgaggtggccacttttcctcctgtggatgactgctcttcagggtaggacaatttctcttccaggagtctttggagctattatatatggattgttggacagagctggaattagtgatactgtggcttaattgttcatttcttctttgttccacaggcacagcagcagtgcagcacggctgatctccaattgggacatgatgttgcaacttatcacctaactaatactatttccaataatgtgactatgccacggaaataattcagaaaagaaaggagtacgcgggaattaagaaagttttaaaagagagaggaatccgtttctagacacctatggccagaatgaggatacactgggacatggccatggcaacaggtaggaaacaaagaggacaccgcaacacgagcaaaacataaactacagaaataccgaggaatggacaaataaagtatgtaagtgcatctaaatgaataagtaagtgaaagataacacatgttagacactgaagacaaatagtctaagagattgtatataggtcttcagtcttcactgttaggactcatcggacgctgtatgtgtgagctataatgatcacttcattcccaaaacacagggtctctagtggttccaagagtctgtaagagtagagcaggaggtagaacttttagctatcaggctcctctcttatggaaccagctcccaatctgggttcgggaggcagacactgtcccaacatttaaagtaaaactaaaaaccttcctctttgacaaagcctatagttagagctggatcaggtgagtcctgaaccatcccttagttgtgctgctataggtttagactgctgggggaactcccattatgcactgagcacttcatcacttccctctgtctctctgtctccccacacctgtttatttatttatttatttattttaacatgtcatcatgtcaaagtgtcactttgtccccccatagtccctctggctcttctctctctctcgtttcagataactctggcaccgggaatGCAGGACAACAatgactaccatcaccattgttatcattaattacaataactcagtaattcattaatatatataatcctgttgtagatcactacattgttattgttatagtcagccctgatactgatggtgcccaattgttcccggtctctctctctccaccccgtctctctcttctctcccccgctttccacccatctctcctttcctccccccttacttttctttcctcaccccaaccggtcgaggcagatgaccgcccacattgagcctggttctgccagaggtttctccctgttaatgagggagtttttcctctccacagtcacctgtgcttgctcattgtgggaactgttgggtttctctatgttaattgTCAAGGTTAGGATGgggggtgacgtgagaaggggaggaccaaaacgcagaaactaattaaagtttaacaaaaagtgtatttattaaacaggaagtctacaggaaaacaaaagtcgcactcaaaaagaagagtggaacacagaacagggcaggatacaaacttacgaggaaacgtgacgagagctgacgggacacatgaacagacagaaccagaatctaGATGACAGACAGGACCAGACCAGAAATGACGATGACGTGAACAGACAGGACCATGACgacgacgaaccaacaaccacatgggggaaacacaaagacttatatacagactggaactaatgagtaactggggacaggtggcacaagacaaacaggtgaagctgatgagggcaggaagtcaaagggtgaaaacacacagggagcaaggactacaaaataaaacaggaagcactgaacaaacttatctacgagaacaaaatacaataaccaagacagggatgaacacaggagagggacacagagcaacacaggagaatcaccggGTGGAACATAGCTAGGGacgaggggaacacaggagagggacaatgaaaatacaaaactgtgacattaatattgttttaaggtcttgacctttaaatgtaaagtgccttgagataatgtaaattatgaattggcgctatataaataaaattgaattgaattgaattaatgagacagatgctcaagagaatctggataacaagaatggacctcactaaggatgggcccccatatttcatctgaatttcccctcaacccgcgggggaaacgtggggggcaggtgcctactgttgtattcttagttcgatttttttttattgctgagttgctcaatgttctttgggctattgtttgttctcatggtatattatatatatatatatatatatatatatatatatatcatggagtataatgccattttccaaagctataaatgaacagcatatcgttagtgttgttaaatgttaatgggttaaataatccaattaaaaggactaagataattttgaaaatgagaaaacttaaggttaaagttatcttcatgcaggaaacacacctttcccaggaagagcatgaaaagctgaagaaatttggttttagaaacacctattacagtacttgtaaacaaagcaacaaaagaggtgtggtaatacttatacaaaactcaactaaatttgaatgtctaaagaaatcaaggatacagaaggacaatatattatagtgaaggggaaactagaggaagagatggttaccttaattaatgtatatgcccctccagagagtactaaacaattctttaaatcattattcccagtcatggccttaaaatctgaaggtatagtgatatgtgctggtgattttaatatgataatggatcatagggtagacacaacaagtataaaaagaaataagacacatatatctaaatttgtaaacatgtcattgaaggaacatggactggttaatgtatggcgtgaactgcatccgaaggaaaaagactatacacattactctactttatataacacccctcgcccggggagtaactcaatgtagaaccgccactgcccttaaggaaggtagattgccaccctcatgtaatgaagcaatcatatctgtaaaccccaaggagggtaaagacacagaatattgtaacaattacagacccatttctatgctcaatgtagattacaacatatacacatccattatagcaaggagatatcagaatttcatgacagaattaattgacgaggaccaaactggatttactacaggacgacaaacattagataacataagaaggaccctgcaaatagtaaactcgatacaaatgaaggcgaaaaggctttcaatggcgtaaattggatatttgtatatttaacattagaatgttttggatttaacaaagaagccattaaatgcatcaatacaatataccagaatcctatagctagaataaaaatgaatggtagtctaacaaaaagcataaagctacagaggggaacatgccaaggatgttgcctgtcccctctcctctttgacttatacattgaacctctggcgcaggctataagacagtgtgaggaaataaagggaatacatattaaaaaacaaaaacatgtaataagtctgtttgcagacgatgtaataatatatttagaaagacctgatacaaacctaacacatttaagtatataagtatatacggagaccactcattatataaaacgaatgtgaataaaacacagattctggcttttaattataccccttcccaagaaattacaaatgcttataaatggaaatggaactcagaaagcataaaatatcttggggtaaccctaacaaaacagataagccatcttcagaagataattccagccatgttttcattgtgatcagattcatatacaaattaagaggatattgagaaatggtcgaccatatcactggagttcagttcaaagattgacattattaaaatgaacattttcctgaggctgttgtatttcttccaatcccttactgtcacgataccgttagaaagatttaaaacggG contains:
- the LOC138412234 gene encoding golgin subfamily A member 6-like protein 26; protein product: MDILTCGTMQSEIKALKEKLKLNDELLIREQEKMTARSKAHIGVLAELAVQSNKVKALEEKLKQNDELLMREKEKMTAHSKAHNGKLAELAVQSNKVKALEEKLKQNDELLMREKEKMTAHSKAHNGKLAVQSNKVKALEEDNVGPFEKGFEQA